The Pogona vitticeps strain Pit_001003342236 chromosome 6, PviZW2.1, whole genome shotgun sequence genome contains a region encoding:
- the LOC110078474 gene encoding trans-1,2-dihydrobenzene-1,2-diol dehydrogenase isoform X1 — protein sequence MGATRWGICSAGKISHDFIVAVKTLPPEDHKVVSIAARDLSRAQEYAKNHGISKAYGSYEELAQDPDVDVVYVGVIHPYHLPVTLLFILAGKHVLCEKPLGMNAAEVKKMVQAAEEKKVFLMEAFWTRFFPASEKIRSLLRQRTLGDVVALHAEFGIPLLSVPRCVEKELGGGALLDIGLYCVQLACMVFPGEKPESILASGFLYKTGVDKMASVILNYSGQRQAVLTYTMAATLPNRAVICSTEGLIEIPGCFWCPTELVVNGQKEEFPLPSTSQKLNFGRTIGLSYEAEHVRQCLLQGLKESPIMSHADSELVHSILDEVRRQLGVSLAQDHA from the exons ATGGGGGCCACCCGCTGGGGGATCTGCTCTGCTGGGAAAATTAGCCACGATTTTATCGTAGCTGTGAAGACACTGCCACCAGAAGATCATAAG GTGGTGTCTATTGCTGCTCGTGACCTTAGCCGGGCTCAGGAATATGCCAAGAACCATGGGATCTCTAAGGCCTATGGGTCTTACGAAGAATTGGCTCAAGATCCAGACGTTG atgTGGTATACGTGGGCGTGATACACCCCTATCATCTCCCTGTTACCCTGCTCTTCATCCTGGCTGGGAAGCATGTGCTTTGCGAGAAACCCCTGGGCATGAATGCTGCCGAAGTCAAGAAAATGGTGCAAGCAGCTGAGGAAAAGAAGGTCTTCCTGATGGAG GCTTTCTGGACCCGTTTTTTCCCTGCTTCAGAGAAGATCCGTTCCCTGCTCCGGCAAAGGAccttaggggacgtggtggcctTACATGCTGAGTTTGGCATCCCTCTGCTCTCAGTACCCAGGTGTGTGGAAAAAGAACTTGGCGGAGGTGCCTTGCTAGACATCGGGCTGTACTGCGTCCAGCTGGCCTGCATGGTCTTCCCCGGGGAGAAGCCAGAATCTATCCTGGCCTCTGGATTTTTATACAAAACAG GAGTCGACAAAATGGCTTCAGTCATCCTGAACTACTCTGGCCAACGGCAGGCTGTCCTCACCTACACCATGGCAGCCACATTGCCCAATCGAGCAGTCATTTGTAGCACGGAAGGGTTAATTGAG ATCCCTGGTTGTTTCTGGTGCCCAACAGAGTTGGTCGTCAACGGGCAGAAAGAGGAGTTTCCTCTTCCCTCAACATCCCAAAAACTGAACTTTGGCAGGACCATCGGACTCAGCTATGAGGCAGAGCATGTCAGACAGTGTTTGCTCCAAG gCCTGAAGGAGAGCCCCATCATGTCCCATGCAGACAGCGAACTTGTTCACTCCATCTTGGATGAAGTCCGGAGGCAGCTGGGGGTGTCCCTTGCCCAGGACCATGCCTGA
- the LOC110078474 gene encoding trans-1,2-dihydrobenzene-1,2-diol dehydrogenase isoform X2: protein MVLHQNENLTCFVEEDVFTDEVVSIAARDLSRAQEYAKNHGISKAYGSYEELAQDPDVDVVYVGVIHPYHLPVTLLFILAGKHVLCEKPLGMNAAEVKKMVQAAEEKKVFLMEAFWTRFFPASEKIRSLLRQRTLGDVVALHAEFGIPLLSVPRCVEKELGGGALLDIGLYCVQLACMVFPGEKPESILASGFLYKTGVDKMASVILNYSGQRQAVLTYTMAATLPNRAVICSTEGLIEIPGCFWCPTELVVNGQKEEFPLPSTSQKLNFGRTIGLSYEAEHVRQCLLQGLKESPIMSHADSELVHSILDEVRRQLGVSLAQDHA from the exons aTGGTGTTACATCAGAATGAGAACTTGACATGTTTCGTTGAAGAGGATGTTTTCACAGATGAG GTGGTGTCTATTGCTGCTCGTGACCTTAGCCGGGCTCAGGAATATGCCAAGAACCATGGGATCTCTAAGGCCTATGGGTCTTACGAAGAATTGGCTCAAGATCCAGACGTTG atgTGGTATACGTGGGCGTGATACACCCCTATCATCTCCCTGTTACCCTGCTCTTCATCCTGGCTGGGAAGCATGTGCTTTGCGAGAAACCCCTGGGCATGAATGCTGCCGAAGTCAAGAAAATGGTGCAAGCAGCTGAGGAAAAGAAGGTCTTCCTGATGGAG GCTTTCTGGACCCGTTTTTTCCCTGCTTCAGAGAAGATCCGTTCCCTGCTCCGGCAAAGGAccttaggggacgtggtggcctTACATGCTGAGTTTGGCATCCCTCTGCTCTCAGTACCCAGGTGTGTGGAAAAAGAACTTGGCGGAGGTGCCTTGCTAGACATCGGGCTGTACTGCGTCCAGCTGGCCTGCATGGTCTTCCCCGGGGAGAAGCCAGAATCTATCCTGGCCTCTGGATTTTTATACAAAACAG GAGTCGACAAAATGGCTTCAGTCATCCTGAACTACTCTGGCCAACGGCAGGCTGTCCTCACCTACACCATGGCAGCCACATTGCCCAATCGAGCAGTCATTTGTAGCACGGAAGGGTTAATTGAG ATCCCTGGTTGTTTCTGGTGCCCAACAGAGTTGGTCGTCAACGGGCAGAAAGAGGAGTTTCCTCTTCCCTCAACATCCCAAAAACTGAACTTTGGCAGGACCATCGGACTCAGCTATGAGGCAGAGCATGTCAGACAGTGTTTGCTCCAAG gCCTGAAGGAGAGCCCCATCATGTCCCATGCAGACAGCGAACTTGTTCACTCCATCTTGGATGAAGTCCGGAGGCAGCTGGGGGTGTCCCTTGCCCAGGACCATGCCTGA